A genome region from Alkalimarinus coralli includes the following:
- a CDS encoding acyl-CoA dehydrogenase family protein, with product MNKFLKINRLLENLKKINDAGDCRVEPILDWYKHTRKIANGTAFDLNALQGGFLANSVGQAFIYGYEIAIQQLTKLDTAQHLAAFCVTENKSTHPQDMQAVLSERNEGGFVLSGRKDFVTLAGSAQCLLVAAKFGISDLGRNQIKMVKVDASLSGVGITQLPALPFIPDIGHGVVAFDSVVINPEDVFSGDGYQDFVKPFRWFEDINVFVSLSAYLLKIALTYKWPVEAKVELVSILASLVSLQEAAADEPVAHIVMYDQASRLASWLAHHEQAWEKVPSKIAAGWKRDSAILKIASHPRSVRYKKAASLLGLEA from the coding sequence ATGAATAAGTTCCTAAAGATCAACCGGTTACTTGAAAACCTGAAAAAAATTAATGACGCTGGCGATTGCAGGGTAGAGCCCATTCTTGATTGGTATAAACACACCAGAAAAATAGCCAATGGCACGGCCTTTGACTTAAATGCGCTGCAAGGTGGTTTTTTGGCAAATAGCGTAGGTCAGGCTTTTATTTATGGTTACGAAATAGCTATACAGCAACTTACCAAGCTGGATACAGCGCAGCATTTGGCTGCTTTTTGTGTTACTGAAAACAAAAGTACACATCCTCAGGATATGCAGGCCGTGTTGTCAGAACGCAATGAGGGGGGCTTTGTTCTGTCAGGACGTAAAGACTTTGTGACGCTGGCGGGGAGTGCTCAATGTCTGCTTGTCGCCGCTAAGTTCGGCATATCAGATCTTGGCCGGAATCAAATAAAAATGGTTAAGGTCGATGCCTCTTTGTCTGGAGTTGGTATTACGCAACTACCGGCCTTACCTTTTATTCCCGACATCGGCCATGGGGTTGTTGCATTTGATTCGGTTGTGATTAATCCGGAGGATGTGTTTTCGGGAGATGGTTACCAGGACTTCGTAAAGCCATTCCGCTGGTTTGAAGACATTAACGTATTTGTATCGCTGTCAGCGTATCTCTTAAAAATAGCATTGACCTATAAATGGCCTGTAGAAGCGAAGGTGGAGCTTGTCTCTATACTAGCGTCACTGGTTAGTTTGCAGGAGGCTGCGGCTGACGAGCCGGTCGCTCACATTGTCATGTATGACCAGGCAAGCCGGCTCGCTTCTTGGTTGGCGCATCACGAACAAGCTTGGGAGAAGGTTCCTTCAAAGATCGCAGCTGGCTGGAAGAGGGATAGTGCGATATTAAAAATTGCTAGCCATCCTCGATCTGTTCGCTATAAAAAGGCCGCCTCACTATTGGGGCTGGAAGCGTAG
- the purE gene encoding 5-(carboxyamino)imidazole ribonucleotide mutase yields MQPLVGLIMGSKSDWPTMENAATMLEKLGIAYETKVVSAHRTPDLLFDYAKSAESRGIQVIIAGAGGAAHLPGMVASQTSLPVLGVPVKSKTLNGIDSLLSIAQMPGGVAVGTLAIGNAGATNAGLLAGQILALQDSNIKKAVDDFRNNQTQTILDNPDPKGDSEETAK; encoded by the coding sequence ATGCAACCACTTGTTGGCCTAATCATGGGTTCCAAGTCAGACTGGCCCACTATGGAAAATGCTGCAACAATGCTTGAAAAACTAGGCATTGCCTACGAAACCAAAGTTGTTTCAGCTCACCGTACACCTGACTTGTTATTTGATTACGCCAAAAGCGCCGAGTCCAGAGGAATTCAAGTAATCATTGCAGGGGCAGGAGGAGCCGCTCATCTCCCGGGTATGGTGGCGTCTCAAACATCGTTGCCAGTATTAGGAGTGCCTGTTAAGTCCAAAACGCTCAACGGCATCGACTCTCTATTATCAATTGCCCAAATGCCTGGCGGGGTCGCAGTGGGAACGCTTGCAATAGGCAATGCAGGGGCGACAAACGCAGGGCTACTAGCGGGACAAATACTCGCGTTACAAGATTCAAATATCAAGAAAGCGGTCGATGATTTCCGCAACAACCAAACCCAAACCATACTCGATAACCCTGACCCTAAAGGCGACTCTGAGGAGACCGCAAAATGA
- a CDS encoding 5-(carboxyamino)imidazole ribonucleotide synthase yields the protein MKIGILGAGQLGRMLAIAGYPLEMSFCFYDTSGAPSVGFGDILVDKGGAGEKLEEFLKEVDIVTYEFEHLPLKLTQTIENQKPLYPSSRSIEVCQNRAKEKALFKELGIPTAEYRIATNAEELKAAAQELGCPVVAKSVTEGYDGKGQAVLKEASDAEKAWAAINHDAVIVESFINFSRELSIIAARSTTGEIAFYPLAENNHHDGILRYSVAPAPHISAELQQQAESHIKALISELGHVGILTLELFETPEGLMANEMAPRVHNSGHWSIEGAASSQFENHLRAIAGLPLGDTQANKPTCMINIIAEKGDKEAILKLPYAHLHLYGKEERKGRKLGHVTVQADSYEELAWRVKNVASFLPGSPDFISSIS from the coding sequence ATGAAAATAGGCATATTGGGTGCAGGCCAATTGGGGCGGATGTTAGCAATAGCAGGCTACCCGCTCGAAATGTCATTTTGTTTTTACGACACCAGCGGAGCACCAAGCGTAGGATTTGGTGACATATTGGTTGATAAAGGCGGTGCAGGCGAAAAGTTGGAAGAGTTTCTCAAAGAAGTTGATATCGTCACCTATGAGTTTGAGCATCTGCCACTGAAATTGACTCAAACGATTGAAAACCAAAAACCGCTATACCCTTCGTCAAGGTCAATTGAGGTTTGCCAAAATAGAGCCAAAGAGAAGGCGCTATTCAAAGAGCTAGGTATTCCAACAGCCGAATACCGCATCGCTACCAACGCTGAAGAACTAAAAGCAGCGGCTCAGGAGCTAGGGTGCCCGGTGGTCGCTAAATCAGTTACCGAAGGCTATGACGGAAAAGGTCAGGCAGTACTGAAAGAGGCATCAGATGCAGAAAAAGCATGGGCAGCCATCAATCATGATGCCGTTATAGTCGAGTCCTTTATTAATTTCTCCCGAGAACTATCTATTATTGCCGCACGCTCGACAACCGGTGAAATTGCGTTTTACCCGTTAGCAGAAAATAACCACCACGACGGTATACTCAGATACTCCGTGGCGCCAGCCCCCCACATTTCCGCAGAACTACAGCAGCAAGCGGAAAGCCATATCAAAGCGTTGATTAGCGAACTTGGGCATGTAGGTATTCTCACGCTGGAACTTTTTGAGACGCCAGAAGGGCTCATGGCCAATGAGATGGCTCCCCGAGTCCACAATTCAGGGCATTGGTCAATCGAAGGAGCGGCCAGTAGCCAGTTTGAGAACCACCTGAGAGCAATTGCCGGACTGCCACTGGGTGACACCCAGGCAAACAAGCCTACCTGCATGATCAATATTATTGCAGAAAAAGGCGATAAAGAAGCCATTCTAAAGCTCCCGTACGCCCACCTGCACCTCTATGGAAAAGAGGAACGTAAAGGAAGGAAGCTAGGGCATGTAACCGTTCAGGCAGACAGCTATGAAGAGCTCGCTTGGAGAGTTAAAAATGTCGCATCATTTTTACCTGGTAGCCCCGACTTTATATCATCGATTAGCTAA
- the sodB gene encoding superoxide dismutase [Fe] → MAFELPALPYAQDALAPHISAETLEYHHGKHHKTYVDKLNGMVPGTEFEGKTLEEIIQSSSGPVFNNAAQIWNHTFYWNCLSPNGGGAPEGAVAEAINAAFGSFEEFKAQLNDKAVNNFGSSWTWLVKNADGSLEIVNTSNAATPMTEGKTALLTVDLWEHAYYIDYRNARPAYLDAFWNLVNWEFVAQNLAA, encoded by the coding sequence ATGGCTTTTGAACTACCAGCACTACCATACGCACAAGATGCATTAGCACCACACATCTCTGCTGAAACTTTAGAATATCACCACGGAAAACACCATAAGACTTACGTTGATAAGCTGAACGGAATGGTTCCTGGAACTGAATTCGAAGGTAAGACCCTGGAAGAAATCATCCAATCTTCAAGCGGCCCAGTGTTTAACAATGCGGCACAAATCTGGAACCACACGTTTTACTGGAATTGCCTCAGCCCAAATGGCGGCGGAGCACCTGAAGGCGCTGTAGCCGAAGCCATTAATGCTGCATTTGGTTCTTTTGAAGAATTTAAAGCGCAACTTAACGACAAAGCAGTTAACAACTTTGGTTCAAGCTGGACTTGGTTAGTTAAGAACGCTGATGGTTCTTTAGAGATCGTAAACACCAGCAATGCAGCGACACCTATGACAGAAGGAAAGACTGCACTGCTAACGGTAGACTTGTGGGAGCATGCATACTACATTGACTACCGAAATGCTCGCCCGGCTTACCTGGACGCATTCTGGAATCTCGTAAACTGGGAGTTCGTAGCCCAGAACCTGGCAGCTTAA
- a CDS encoding putative bifunctional diguanylate cyclase/phosphodiesterase: protein MTELHPQNQRLSIKLLRWVILTALIAGGLLSIGQIALDAFRAMEELNTQATQILDVVKDPATQAVYSIDPELAEQVVEGLFQQREIRYAGIGHPDDTLLAERTRSLREAPFRWLTDPIFDKEKEFSVKLIKNEPQPVYYGDLVVTVDTVYKAELFLDRSVVVFASGILRAGILAAILFLVYHYLLTRPLSDIIQSLLKVNPSEPGRQTIIAPKNHENDEFGVWVSTANDLLEEISDNQEKRRAAEARVLKLSQYDPLTGLPNRLMFRNHLQSTLDDAERAGHKVAVLCCGIDDFKSINSQFNYTIGDQLLQAFAERLTSNHGSLHTASRLGGDQFSLIQYNIHNAYNVAELAEDLLKRLSEPFEIDNFSINLYSTIGITIFPDDGQTADELLQKSEQTMTLAKTVSRNQFQFYVASVDSEMRERKLMEKDLSKALTNNEFHIVFQPQIDYKDNSIIGAEVLIRWIHPTRGFVPPDIFIPIAEDNGSIIDIGNWVLDEACKQASIWQKQGHFIKLAINLSAVQLKDSTIEKYIQSTLEKHGIAPQYLEVEITETGVMENLAKAVSTLTQIKKSGITTAIDDFGTGYSSLSYLKRLPIDKVKIDKQFVHDLLVDEDDTSIVNAIIQLSKSLHLNVIAEGVETEEQEAYLISRGCDMGQGYYYSKPAPADEFLDYLLAYSKTPSQID from the coding sequence ATGACAGAATTGCACCCACAAAACCAGCGCTTGTCTATCAAACTGCTTCGCTGGGTCATTCTAACGGCCCTTATCGCTGGGGGGCTATTGAGCATTGGGCAAATTGCACTGGATGCCTTCAGGGCGATGGAAGAGCTAAACACCCAAGCAACACAAATTCTTGATGTAGTGAAAGACCCAGCAACCCAGGCAGTTTACAGTATTGATCCGGAACTAGCCGAACAGGTGGTTGAAGGGCTCTTCCAGCAACGCGAGATAAGATATGCAGGTATAGGACACCCTGATGACACGCTACTGGCAGAGCGAACGCGATCACTGCGCGAAGCCCCATTTAGATGGCTAACAGACCCGATTTTCGACAAAGAAAAAGAATTCAGCGTTAAACTAATAAAAAATGAGCCACAACCCGTTTATTATGGTGACTTGGTCGTAACGGTAGATACCGTCTATAAAGCCGAGCTATTTCTTGATCGCTCGGTGGTCGTATTTGCTTCTGGCATTTTAAGGGCAGGCATACTTGCTGCCATTTTATTTCTGGTATACCACTACCTCCTTACACGGCCTCTTTCAGATATTATTCAATCCCTGCTAAAAGTGAACCCCTCAGAGCCTGGAAGACAAACCATCATAGCACCGAAAAATCATGAAAATGACGAATTCGGCGTATGGGTTAGTACCGCTAATGATCTGCTAGAAGAGATTTCCGATAATCAGGAGAAAAGGCGAGCAGCTGAAGCAAGAGTGCTGAAGTTATCCCAGTACGACCCTTTAACCGGTTTACCGAACAGGTTGATGTTTCGAAACCACTTGCAAAGCACACTGGATGATGCTGAAAGAGCTGGCCACAAGGTGGCCGTGTTATGCTGTGGAATCGATGATTTCAAGTCGATTAACAGTCAGTTCAACTACACTATTGGCGACCAGCTGCTTCAGGCTTTCGCCGAAAGACTCACTAGTAATCACGGCTCACTGCACACTGCTTCAAGGCTGGGGGGCGACCAGTTTTCGCTAATTCAATACAACATCCATAATGCCTACAATGTAGCCGAATTAGCTGAAGATTTGCTCAAGCGACTTAGCGAACCTTTTGAGATCGATAACTTTAGCATCAACCTGTACTCAACTATTGGCATTACGATTTTTCCTGATGACGGACAGACCGCAGATGAACTGCTGCAAAAGTCCGAACAAACGATGACTCTGGCCAAAACGGTCAGCCGCAACCAATTCCAGTTTTATGTCGCAAGCGTTGACAGCGAGATGCGTGAACGCAAACTAATGGAAAAGGACCTATCCAAAGCACTGACAAATAATGAGTTTCACATCGTATTTCAGCCTCAAATAGACTACAAAGATAACTCAATCATTGGCGCTGAAGTGTTAATTCGTTGGATTCACCCTACCCGAGGGTTTGTCCCTCCTGATATTTTCATTCCTATCGCAGAAGACAACGGATCAATTATTGACATTGGCAACTGGGTGCTTGATGAAGCGTGCAAACAAGCCTCTATTTGGCAGAAGCAAGGCCACTTTATTAAGCTGGCCATTAACCTGTCGGCCGTGCAGTTAAAAGACTCTACTATCGAGAAGTACATTCAGAGCACGCTGGAAAAACACGGAATAGCGCCCCAATATCTTGAAGTAGAGATAACCGAAACCGGCGTAATGGAAAACCTGGCCAAAGCAGTCAGCACACTGACTCAGATTAAAAAGTCGGGTATTACAACGGCAATCGATGACTTTGGAACAGGTTATTCATCGCTTAGCTATCTTAAAAGACTACCTATAGACAAAGTCAAAATTGATAAACAGTTTGTGCATGATTTACTAGTGGACGAAGATGATACCAGCATCGTTAACGCTATCATTCAGTTGAGTAAAAGCCTACACCTCAACGTTATTGCTGAAGGGGTCGAAACAGAGGAACAGGAGGCTTACCTGATAAGCCGTGGGTGTGATATGGGTCAGGGATATTATTACAGCAAACCGGCCCCTGCAGATGAGTTTTTGGACTATCTTTTGGCCTACTCAAAAACCCCCTCTCAAATTGATTAA
- a CDS encoding LemA family protein has product MSTSTMIGLGVLVIVIFYLISIYNKLVTLKNRFKNGFSQIDVQLQRRHDLIPNLVNAAKAFMSHEKETLENVISARNQATQATKSAAKHPEDATAVKKLSGAENILNKALANFYAVAEAYPDLKANETIQQLMEELSSTENKVSFARQAYNDFVMAYHTYREQFPNNFIAGFFGFKETALFELEDIEAKKAVKVSFD; this is encoded by the coding sequence ATGTCAACCAGTACAATGATTGGACTTGGAGTGTTAGTAATCGTGATTTTTTATCTAATCTCGATTTACAACAAGCTTGTCACATTAAAAAACCGCTTCAAGAATGGCTTTTCGCAAATCGACGTACAGCTGCAACGCAGACACGACCTGATCCCTAATTTGGTCAATGCGGCAAAAGCCTTCATGAGCCACGAAAAAGAGACACTGGAAAATGTTATTTCTGCCCGCAACCAAGCTACACAAGCAACCAAATCTGCTGCTAAACACCCTGAAGATGCGACGGCAGTGAAAAAACTGTCTGGCGCCGAAAACATTCTTAACAAAGCACTTGCTAATTTTTATGCCGTGGCTGAGGCATACCCGGATCTTAAAGCAAATGAGACAATTCAGCAGCTCATGGAAGAACTATCAAGCACCGAGAATAAAGTCTCGTTTGCCAGACAGGCTTACAACGACTTTGTAATGGCTTATCACACCTATCGAGAGCAGTTCCCCAACAACTTTATTGCCGGTTTTTTCGGCTTTAAAGAGACCGCTCTATTTGAGCTTGAAGATATAGAAGCCAAGAAAGCAGTCAAGGTCTCCTTTGATTAG
- a CDS encoding M48 family metallopeptidase, whose product MNFFDHQAIARKKSLLLGILFLIAVTLIVGITNLACYYALTFAEAQPLSLQQWFVSRPSIYISATLTAIIVSGSLYQFFNLSKGGQAVAEMARGRKVDTDSSDLLEQKFINLVEEMSIASGTMMPELYIMDHEHSINAFVAGYEPTECVLVVTKGALEKLSRDELQGVIGHEFSHILNGDMRINIRLIAVLAGILLIGQIGQFLVSSAFNRSHSYRSGRNRGDVALLGVGLVMICIGYTGLFFGRIIKAAISRQREFLADAASVQFTRNPEGIAGALYKIYDDQDGSRLRFTHHAEDINHLCFSESVKMHLSGLLASHPPLKERITTIGASYFVRFKARAHKARKRSASSPEEPVGIYTNSPQEITNTTNIAPHVNSLASQMAASTNTQAAAPHQPIEYSIGSVSPAHIDYAASLLQSIPARVKQLAHSSSGAQSLILSLMLNEAKLALDKNAFSQLSTSTQANLKSNTYNEVALLLKDITVNQRTPILELAIPSLKKLSTDQRSCFIDDLSTIANLDAKITFYEFALITLTKQQLNPSFGRKVISQYHSFKSVTNEVAIMLKLFAMASTPNKTEQQLHFRRAVRTYSDDIRWEDDLPCSVKGVSHALNKLRLLSPLLKRPLIDSFVECVMEDNEIKPREYELLRLVAIVLDCPIPPLLVPTKA is encoded by the coding sequence ATGAATTTCTTCGATCACCAGGCGATAGCACGCAAGAAATCACTACTTTTAGGCATTTTATTCTTAATAGCCGTGACCCTTATTGTTGGTATCACCAATCTCGCCTGCTACTATGCCTTGACGTTTGCTGAGGCCCAGCCGTTATCACTCCAACAGTGGTTCGTTAGCCGACCCAGCATCTATATTTCTGCCACTCTCACCGCCATTATTGTCTCGGGTAGCCTTTATCAATTTTTTAACTTGTCTAAAGGCGGCCAGGCAGTGGCAGAAATGGCCAGAGGGAGAAAAGTTGACACCGATTCATCAGACCTTCTTGAGCAAAAATTTATAAATCTGGTTGAAGAGATGTCAATTGCTTCAGGCACTATGATGCCAGAGCTTTACATTATGGATCACGAGCATTCAATCAACGCATTTGTAGCAGGCTATGAGCCAACTGAATGTGTGCTGGTGGTGACAAAAGGAGCCCTTGAAAAGCTGTCACGAGATGAACTCCAGGGTGTTATCGGCCATGAGTTTAGCCATATATTGAATGGTGATATGCGGATTAATATTCGTCTAATCGCCGTACTAGCCGGTATTCTTTTAATTGGTCAAATTGGCCAATTCTTAGTGAGCTCGGCATTCAACCGTTCACACTCATACCGATCAGGAAGAAATCGGGGTGATGTGGCATTATTGGGTGTCGGCCTGGTTATGATCTGTATTGGATACACCGGCCTGTTTTTTGGCCGAATAATTAAAGCGGCCATCTCAAGGCAAAGAGAATTTTTGGCGGATGCCGCATCTGTCCAGTTCACCCGAAACCCCGAAGGTATTGCAGGTGCGCTGTATAAGATTTATGACGACCAGGACGGCTCAAGGCTCCGTTTTACGCACCATGCAGAAGATATTAATCACTTATGCTTTTCAGAGTCGGTCAAGATGCACCTGAGTGGACTTCTGGCCTCTCACCCTCCCCTTAAAGAACGTATAACGACCATTGGCGCATCGTATTTTGTACGGTTCAAAGCACGTGCTCATAAAGCGAGAAAGCGCTCAGCGTCGTCTCCCGAAGAGCCAGTAGGCATTTACACGAATAGCCCGCAAGAAATTACTAATACAACCAATATTGCGCCGCATGTTAATTCACTAGCGAGCCAAATGGCGGCATCAACTAACACTCAAGCAGCGGCTCCCCATCAACCGATAGAGTACAGCATAGGCTCTGTCAGCCCTGCTCATATTGATTACGCAGCATCGCTGCTGCAAAGCATACCCGCAAGAGTTAAGCAGCTGGCACACTCATCTAGTGGGGCACAAAGCTTAATCCTTTCACTGATGCTTAACGAAGCAAAGCTAGCGTTAGATAAAAACGCCTTTAGCCAGCTATCAACCAGCACTCAAGCGAATCTCAAGTCCAACACCTATAATGAGGTTGCCCTGTTACTTAAGGACATTACAGTTAATCAACGAACGCCCATTTTAGAGCTTGCCATTCCCTCGCTTAAAAAGCTCAGTACCGATCAAAGAAGCTGCTTTATTGATGACCTGTCGACTATCGCCAACCTCGACGCAAAAATAACATTCTATGAATTTGCACTGATCACTTTAACCAAGCAGCAACTTAACCCCTCTTTTGGCCGCAAAGTGATCAGCCAATATCACTCCTTCAAGAGTGTTACAAACGAAGTTGCAATAATGCTCAAGTTATTTGCCATGGCGTCAACGCCAAACAAAACAGAGCAACAGTTGCACTTTAGGCGCGCTGTTCGAACATATTCCGACGATATTCGATGGGAAGACGACTTGCCTTGTTCTGTAAAGGGCGTCAGCCACGCGTTAAACAAACTTAGGCTGTTGTCTCCTTTGTTAAAGCGCCCCTTAATCGACTCATTTGTAGAGTGTGTAATGGAAGACAACGAAATCAAACCGCGAGAGTACGAGCTGTTAAGACTTGTGGCCATTGTGCTAGATTGCCCCATCCCTCCATTGCTGGTTCCCACAAAGGCATAA
- the gspD gene encoding type II secretion system secretin GspD, with translation MKRFISVSSAIILSFLFMFSQPTWSEEQTWKVNLKDADIRAFVTQISDITGYSFVIDPRVKGKVTVISNAPMDRDAVYEMFLSVLQVHGFSAIPSAGVIKIVQQNEAKQKATNLRLLKRVPSEQLVTRVIQVKNANALELVPILRPMVAKYGHLAGVAAANALIISDHISNIKRISQIIDELDSPSKYELEVVQLDEAWVGDMVKLLEELAPSELGKAGAKASTKKFSVVADERSNRLIIKGDENFREKIKKLITKLDQPAATSGTTKVVRLKHADAKEMAELLKGLMGDISSETKDQGKKKSSSTSATVYADEGINALVIRAEPSVLQETEEIIRQLDVRRAQVLIEAAIVEIGDENTKGLGVQWALYDAGGTVPGALTNFGEVGLSASSVLSAIAADDPTAISGVAQGGLTLGIGQENNGTSWGALIQALDSNTDANLLSTPKIITMDNQESSIIVGQNIPIKTGESTTAGDGTSNPFTTITREDIGVKLVVTPSISEGDLVRLEITQEISSIADSVEVASDIVTQKREIKTNVLADDGETIVLGGLITEDYRVKVSKVPFLGDIPWLGALFRSTENKREKRNLLIFLRPSILRDKLRTKEITEEKFDALWELNLGIKKDRGRIRERPQGEIIPRPAVESLFDGNRLNDTVDEEQPESEE, from the coding sequence ATGAAGCGGTTTATTTCAGTTAGTAGTGCAATTATTCTGAGCTTTTTGTTTATGTTCTCTCAGCCGACATGGTCTGAAGAGCAGACGTGGAAAGTGAATCTAAAAGATGCTGACATTCGAGCATTTGTAACTCAGATTTCTGACATTACCGGGTACAGTTTTGTTATTGACCCCAGGGTTAAAGGTAAAGTAACCGTAATATCTAATGCACCAATGGATCGCGATGCGGTCTACGAAATGTTCCTCTCGGTACTTCAGGTTCATGGCTTCTCAGCTATCCCATCCGCAGGCGTTATCAAGATCGTTCAACAAAATGAGGCAAAGCAGAAAGCAACTAATCTTAGGTTGCTTAAAAGAGTGCCTTCAGAGCAGCTAGTCACCCGTGTTATTCAGGTTAAAAATGCAAATGCGTTAGAACTTGTTCCAATTCTTCGCCCAATGGTCGCCAAATATGGCCACTTAGCAGGGGTCGCGGCGGCAAATGCGCTGATTATTAGTGATCATATTTCTAATATTAAACGAATTAGCCAGATAATTGATGAGCTAGACAGCCCATCGAAGTATGAGCTAGAAGTGGTTCAGCTGGATGAGGCATGGGTTGGTGATATGGTAAAGCTCCTGGAGGAGTTGGCACCATCCGAGTTGGGTAAGGCGGGTGCTAAGGCATCGACGAAGAAGTTCAGTGTTGTTGCAGATGAGAGAAGCAATCGCTTGATCATTAAAGGCGATGAAAACTTTCGTGAAAAAATTAAAAAGCTTATCACAAAGCTCGATCAACCAGCGGCTACCTCTGGAACAACCAAAGTTGTTCGGTTGAAGCATGCAGATGCAAAAGAGATGGCCGAATTGCTGAAAGGCTTGATGGGGGATATCAGTTCAGAAACCAAAGATCAGGGAAAGAAAAAGAGCAGCAGTACCTCAGCGACTGTTTATGCGGATGAAGGTATCAATGCGCTGGTGATACGTGCTGAACCGTCTGTATTGCAGGAAACAGAAGAGATTATTCGTCAGCTGGATGTTCGACGTGCCCAAGTGTTGATTGAGGCTGCGATTGTTGAAATTGGTGATGAAAATACAAAAGGGTTAGGCGTACAGTGGGCGCTTTATGATGCGGGGGGGACAGTTCCAGGAGCATTAACTAATTTTGGTGAGGTCGGCTTGAGCGCCTCAAGTGTGCTAAGCGCGATTGCTGCAGATGACCCTACAGCCATTAGTGGTGTCGCCCAAGGCGGCCTGACATTGGGTATAGGCCAGGAAAACAACGGAACCAGTTGGGGGGCATTGATTCAGGCACTTGACTCAAACACCGATGCTAACCTGCTATCGACACCTAAAATAATCACTATGGATAACCAAGAGTCTTCGATTATCGTGGGCCAGAATATTCCTATCAAAACGGGTGAGTCCACTACCGCAGGTGACGGGACGTCTAACCCATTTACCACCATTACCCGCGAAGATATTGGTGTCAAATTGGTCGTGACGCCGAGTATTAGCGAAGGGGACTTGGTCAGGCTGGAAATTACCCAGGAGATCTCTTCCATTGCAGACAGTGTGGAAGTTGCCTCTGATATTGTGACTCAAAAGAGAGAAATAAAAACCAATGTCCTGGCAGACGATGGAGAGACGATTGTATTAGGTGGGCTAATTACCGAAGACTACAGGGTTAAGGTCAGTAAGGTTCCATTTCTAGGCGATATACCGTGGCTTGGTGCACTGTTTAGAAGTACGGAAAACAAACGGGAAAAAAGGAACTTATTGATCTTTCTACGGCCCAGCATTTTAAGAGATAAGTTAAGAACTAAAGAGATTACTGAAGAGAAGTTTGACGCGCTTTGGGAACTCAATTTAGGTATTAAAAAGGATCGTGGTCGGATTAGAGAGCGGCCGCAGGGCGAGATTATTCCAAGGCCTGCCGTTGAGTCGTTATTTGATGGTAATCGACTGAATGACACGGTTGATGAAGAGCAGCCTGAGAGCGAGGAGTAG
- a CDS encoding type II secretion system protein N, producing the protein MATEKYSKLTSQDKLPQWMLVILLLCFVIYCSKLLAELTWNVLTEDQALVGATSWVSDNRAPSSRSTVDSSILLTQSLFGKEDSSRPTQQLMKNVEAPKTKLQLQLKGVFTAEREEESSAIVAERGKKGEYFKIGDKLPGNAELVAVYSDRVLLKRNGRLETLSFEDTKKGGIAKVKPSFNRKQISSPEQFVDVAEKRLAESPATALASVGLRPVKEGSASGYVYDGNNPMLAGMNLKPGDVVRSVNGNPLGDINKDKALLKQLYQEGSLEVEVERDGTSFYINYPLR; encoded by the coding sequence GTGGCAACAGAGAAATACAGCAAATTAACGTCACAAGACAAGCTTCCACAATGGATGCTTGTTATCTTGCTGTTGTGCTTTGTGATTTATTGCTCCAAGCTGCTGGCAGAACTCACATGGAATGTATTAACGGAAGATCAGGCACTGGTAGGCGCGACAAGTTGGGTGAGTGATAATCGAGCACCCTCTTCACGCAGCACGGTAGACAGCTCTATACTGTTAACACAGAGTTTATTTGGGAAAGAGGACTCTTCACGGCCGACTCAGCAGTTGATGAAAAACGTTGAAGCACCTAAAACCAAGTTGCAGCTTCAGTTAAAAGGTGTCTTTACAGCTGAGCGCGAGGAAGAATCTAGTGCTATAGTTGCTGAGAGAGGAAAAAAGGGAGAGTACTTTAAGATTGGAGATAAACTGCCAGGAAACGCTGAACTTGTGGCTGTTTATAGTGATCGAGTACTGTTAAAACGCAATGGAAGACTTGAGACCCTTAGCTTTGAAGATACCAAGAAAGGTGGAATTGCTAAGGTTAAACCTAGCTTTAATAGAAAACAGATATCATCTCCTGAACAGTTTGTTGATGTAGCAGAAAAAAGGTTAGCTGAAAGCCCCGCGACGGCTTTAGCCTCGGTGGGATTGCGGCCTGTCAAAGAGGGTTCTGCTTCAGGTTATGTTTATGATGGCAATAACCCAATGTTAGCCGGGATGAACTTAAAACCTGGTGATGTGGTGCGTTCAGTAAATGGAAATCCACTGGGTGATATTAATAAAGATAAAGCATTGCTTAAACAGTTGTATCAAGAAGGTAGCCTGGAAGTCGAGGTTGAGCGAGATGGAACCAGTTTCTACATAAACTACCCATTACGCTAG